A DNA window from Leptolyngbya sp. KIOST-1 contains the following coding sequences:
- a CDS encoding serine/threonine-protein kinase codes for MTTLCVNPACPQPQNEDRARVCTACGQPLLVADRYRCLEVLGQGGFGRTYLAMAEGHDPPLRCVLKQIAPATGSPRSDAAQRFQAEAHRLATLGQHPQIPALLDVIDLDVTDGGQGRFLVQQYVPGPSLDRLLPGLPEAERLALTQRVLYELLPVLTYLHQHGVIHRDIKPANIIVPPAPQPLALVDFGAAKAIVDPEQLKHTATVIGSAGYAAPEQALGKAVYASDIFSLGVSCLHMLTGLHPFDLFSVSDDAWVWRPYAPAALSPALGRVLDRMAHRRLSERYSTAQEALADLRWSGLALGSAQPTAASATKTLPSGAATWEQRFALSLSGAVANGLAISPSGRAIAAACSDGTIRLWDCTNGQAIHTFRKPLGLLGPGHRGPVSALAFTPQGDAIVSGGEDGQLIQWHLADYSGEKLPLAGWQVAALLILPDATLAVGNGDGRINLWPLNREPMRREAPKALIHHQDQVTALAVEPIGRLLVSGGRDRTIRLWSLPSGRLVRTLTAPKQPITALACHPSDGRIVSGDPTGQVQAWSADHPDQGLKIYTAGSPVTALTISPDGGWLAIGTEGGQLNLIDLRAQPQTIQLRQAWAVRALAFTPDSRMVVSAGADETIRFWCYLEINELV; via the coding sequence TTGACTACGCTTTGCGTCAATCCTGCCTGCCCACAGCCTCAGAATGAGGATAGGGCGAGGGTTTGCACCGCCTGCGGACAGCCGCTGCTGGTGGCCGATCGCTACCGCTGTCTGGAGGTGCTGGGCCAGGGCGGGTTTGGCCGGACCTATCTGGCCATGGCTGAGGGCCACGATCCGCCGCTGCGCTGTGTCCTGAAGCAGATAGCTCCGGCGACTGGCTCCCCCCGCTCCGATGCCGCCCAGCGCTTTCAGGCCGAGGCCCATCGCCTGGCGACCCTGGGGCAGCATCCCCAAATTCCAGCCCTGCTGGACGTGATTGACCTAGATGTGACTGACGGCGGCCAGGGCCGGTTTCTGGTGCAGCAGTACGTCCCCGGCCCCAGCCTCGACCGGTTGCTGCCGGGGCTCCCCGAGGCTGAGCGGCTGGCGCTGACCCAGCGAGTGCTCTATGAGCTGCTGCCCGTGCTGACCTACCTGCACCAGCACGGCGTCATTCACCGCGACATCAAGCCCGCCAATATCATTGTGCCCCCAGCGCCCCAGCCCCTGGCTCTGGTGGATTTTGGCGCGGCAAAAGCGATTGTCGATCCCGAGCAGCTCAAGCACACCGCCACGGTGATCGGCAGCGCCGGGTACGCCGCCCCGGAGCAGGCCCTGGGCAAGGCCGTCTACGCCAGCGACATCTTTAGCCTGGGGGTTAGCTGTCTGCACATGCTGACCGGGCTGCACCCCTTCGACCTGTTTTCGGTCAGCGACGACGCCTGGGTGTGGCGACCCTACGCCCCCGCTGCCCTCAGCCCAGCCCTGGGGCGGGTGCTCGATCGCATGGCCCACCGCCGCCTGAGCGAGCGCTACAGCACGGCCCAGGAGGCGCTGGCCGACCTGCGCTGGAGCGGTCTGGCGCTGGGGAGTGCCCAACCAACTGCCGCCTCCGCTACCAAGACTTTGCCCTCGGGGGCAGCGACCTGGGAGCAGCGATTTGCCCTCAGCCTGTCGGGAGCGGTGGCCAATGGGCTGGCCATTAGCCCCAGCGGACGGGCGATCGCGGCCGCCTGTTCCGACGGCACCATTCGCCTGTGGGACTGCACCAACGGCCAGGCCATTCACACCTTTCGCAAACCGCTGGGGCTGCTGGGGCCGGGCCATCGCGGCCCGGTCAGCGCCCTGGCCTTTACCCCCCAAGGAGACGCGATCGTCAGCGGTGGGGAAGACGGTCAGCTGATTCAGTGGCACCTGGCCGACTACAGCGGCGAAAAACTGCCCCTGGCGGGCTGGCAGGTAGCAGCCCTGCTGATCCTGCCGGACGCCACCCTGGCCGTGGGCAATGGGGACGGTCGCATTAATCTGTGGCCTTTGAATAGGGAGCCTATGCGTCGGGAGGCCCCCAAAGCTCTGATCCATCACCAGGACCAGGTGACGGCCCTGGCGGTGGAGCCGATCGGCAGACTGCTGGTCAGCGGCGGCCGCGATCGCACCATTCGCCTCTGGTCGCTGCCCTCGGGACGGCTGGTGCGGACCCTTACCGCCCCCAAGCAGCCGATTACGGCCCTGGCCTGCCACCCCAGCGATGGTCGCATCGTCAGCGGCGACCCCACCGGGCAGGTGCAGGCCTGGAGCGCCGACCACCCCGATCAGGGCCTAAAGATTTATACCGCTGGCAGCCCGGTGACGGCTCTGACGATCAGCCCAGACGGCGGCTGGCTGGCGATCGGCACCGAAGGCGGCCAGCTCAACCTGATCGATTTGCGGGCTCAGCCCCAGACCATTCAGCTGCGCCAGGCCTGGGCCGTGCGCGCCCTGGCCTTTACCCCCGACAGCCGCATGGTGGTCAGCGCCGGGGCCGACGAAACCATTCGCTTTTGGTGCTACCTAGAGATTAATGAGCTGGTCTAG
- the queF gene encoding preQ(1) synthase, giving the protein MTPVSASPAQYGDRAILQASVEPLEKWPNPSENAYTIHLEHPEFTALCPRSGYPDFGTVVVDYCPGPWVVELKAFKLYINSFRDQRVSHEAVANAIADRLWEELQPRGLRVIGDYTRRGGVKTVITVKKGDCAGFEPYTANVL; this is encoded by the coding sequence ATGACTCCTGTTTCAGCCTCCCCTGCTCAGTACGGCGATCGCGCCATTCTCCAGGCCAGTGTAGAACCGCTGGAGAAGTGGCCCAATCCCTCGGAGAATGCCTACACCATTCACCTGGAGCACCCGGAGTTTACGGCGCTGTGCCCCCGCTCTGGCTACCCGGATTTTGGCACGGTGGTGGTGGACTACTGTCCGGGGCCGTGGGTGGTGGAGTTGAAGGCGTTTAAGCTCTATATCAATAGTTTTCGGGACCAGCGGGTGAGCCATGAGGCGGTGGCCAATGCGATCGCCGATCGCCTGTGGGAGGAGCTACAGCCCCGGGGGCTGCGGGTGATTGGCGACTACACGCGCCGGGGCGGGGTGAAGACGGTGATCACGGTGAAGAAGGGCGATTGTGCTGGGTTTGAGCCCTACACGGCCAACGTTTTGTGA
- the gghA gene encoding glucosylglycerol hydrolase, which yields MVTTTAKIQLLAAETQALLDWAEQVHQSDDTLFHKAQTLATRLGAHYRADGLTEIGFWTPELESDMVQPKNIYLEVFTPLEVIDPTAARQTVRFRRDTVELAKQGEYHWGVLAGMQAGTGDRLGSFYWLRYLDVNSEEVEVVGDPLAYSLPYGVYAPAELYDMGSLQRQRADLDYFAQGDTDEQGVVQVHPPSNILQLHVNTASPNGYLSGLTAVYKGIADKLRAQQPLTPAEQNFIGYDAVQLLPIEPTVEYLGKHHLGHGFFNLQDDDMAEVDPDTETIDRDPGTVKVTLKKPDTQNWGYDIVIFGSSATDPSVLETLRPDELVEFIATLHNFPTGPIQVIFDIVYGHADNQAIDLLNGRFMKGPNMYGQDVNHQNPTVRAILLEMQRRKNNTGVDGIRVDGAQDFKFFNPLSGEVEYDDVYLGAMAEVLQTVGDSQRRLFSIFEDGRPWPAENWEEISTYRDIVEFKPDAFQWGPLIFAHNTPSLRQFWDRKWRRVTEQIHQGECWITGCGNHDTLRRGTQVDPSLDINWHLGDGLPQVLNNAYDNPAIALMTYGFSPGLPMDFINCTMHAPWGFLRNTDDRYGVKVVAEEAVGFLDWQIIPETYDWPELFPGLKAMGFTQLTELRRFMQGLYDAIEETDYDLDAIAHRCQTLADQATISLPPMDVTTLKTLAKTFMEDAHAICNVWLQQDNLNPERVAYNLALRRFRRAHPWLRQNLSPLDRFNRIHTDEQTVFYGLRTSPAEAGTEVQVAMVAHMGGDPLTVTPADWLQLDGDGWRVAVRSPGIDLNNADALSAFTLTDSQAVLLERVGRG from the coding sequence ATGGTCACCACCACTGCCAAAATCCAATTGCTCGCAGCCGAGACCCAGGCGCTGCTCGACTGGGCCGAGCAGGTGCACCAGTCCGACGACACCCTGTTCCACAAGGCGCAGACCCTGGCCACCCGTCTGGGAGCCCACTACCGCGCCGACGGCCTCACCGAAATTGGCTTTTGGACGCCGGAGCTAGAATCTGACATGGTGCAGCCCAAGAACATCTACCTGGAGGTGTTTACCCCTCTGGAGGTCATTGACCCCACCGCCGCCCGGCAGACGGTGCGGTTTCGCCGCGATACGGTGGAGTTGGCCAAGCAGGGGGAGTACCACTGGGGGGTGCTGGCGGGGATGCAGGCGGGCACGGGCGATCGCCTCGGGTCCTTCTACTGGCTGCGCTACCTGGATGTGAACAGCGAGGAAGTGGAAGTAGTGGGCGACCCCCTGGCCTACTCGCTGCCCTACGGCGTCTATGCCCCGGCGGAGCTGTACGACATGGGTAGCTTGCAGCGGCAGCGAGCCGACCTGGACTACTTCGCCCAGGGGGATACCGACGAGCAGGGGGTGGTGCAGGTGCATCCCCCCAGCAACATCCTCCAGCTCCACGTCAACACCGCCTCCCCCAACGGCTACCTGAGCGGTCTGACGGCGGTGTACAAAGGCATTGCCGATAAGCTCAGGGCCCAGCAGCCCCTCACCCCCGCCGAGCAAAACTTCATCGGCTACGATGCGGTGCAGCTGCTGCCCATTGAGCCTACGGTAGAGTACCTGGGCAAGCACCACCTGGGTCACGGCTTCTTCAACCTGCAAGATGACGATATGGCCGAGGTGGACCCCGACACCGAAACCATTGATCGCGACCCCGGCACCGTCAAAGTCACCCTGAAAAAGCCCGACACCCAGAACTGGGGCTACGACATTGTCATCTTTGGCTCCTCCGCCACCGACCCCTCGGTGCTGGAGACCCTGCGCCCCGACGAGCTAGTCGAGTTCATCGCCACCCTGCACAACTTCCCCACCGGGCCGATTCAAGTGATCTTCGACATCGTCTACGGCCACGCCGACAACCAGGCCATCGACCTGCTGAACGGGCGGTTTATGAAAGGCCCCAACATGTATGGCCAGGACGTCAACCACCAGAACCCCACGGTGCGGGCGATTTTGCTGGAGATGCAGCGGCGCAAGAACAACACCGGCGTCGATGGCATCCGGGTCGATGGAGCCCAGGACTTCAAGTTCTTTAACCCCCTGTCTGGGGAGGTGGAGTACGACGATGTCTACCTGGGGGCGATGGCGGAGGTGCTGCAAACCGTGGGCGACAGCCAGCGCCGCCTGTTCTCGATCTTTGAAGACGGTCGCCCCTGGCCAGCGGAGAACTGGGAGGAGATCTCCACCTACCGCGACATTGTGGAGTTTAAGCCCGACGCCTTTCAGTGGGGGCCGCTAATCTTTGCCCACAACACCCCCAGCCTACGCCAGTTTTGGGACCGCAAGTGGCGGCGGGTGACTGAGCAAATCCACCAGGGCGAATGCTGGATCACCGGCTGCGGCAACCACGATACCCTGCGCCGGGGCACCCAGGTGGACCCCAGCCTGGATATCAACTGGCACCTGGGGGACGGGCTGCCCCAGGTGCTCAACAACGCCTACGACAACCCCGCCATTGCCCTGATGACCTATGGTTTTAGCCCGGGGCTGCCGATGGATTTCATTAACTGCACCATGCACGCCCCCTGGGGCTTTTTGCGCAACACCGACGATCGCTACGGGGTGAAGGTGGTGGCCGAGGAGGCGGTGGGCTTCCTCGACTGGCAAATCATCCCCGAAACCTACGACTGGCCCGAGCTGTTCCCCGGGCTGAAGGCGATGGGCTTTACCCAGCTGACCGAGCTGCGCCGGTTCATGCAGGGGCTCTACGACGCCATCGAGGAGACCGACTACGACCTCGATGCGATCGCCCACCGCTGTCAAACCCTGGCCGACCAGGCCACCATCTCCCTGCCCCCCATGGATGTCACCACCCTCAAAACCCTGGCCAAAACCTTCATGGAAGACGCCCACGCGATCTGCAACGTGTGGCTCCAGCAGGACAACTTGAACCCGGAGCGGGTGGCCTACAACCTGGCCCTGCGCCGCTTCCGCCGCGCCCACCCCTGGCTGCGGCAAAACCTCTCCCCGCTGGATCGCTTCAACCGCATCCACACCGACGAGCAGACGGTGTTCTACGGCCTGCGCACCTCCCCCGCCGAGGCCGGTACCGAGGTGCAGGTGGCGATGGTGGCCCACATGGGCGGCGACCCACTCACCGTCACCCCCGCCGACTGGCTCCAGCTCGACGGCGACGGCTGGCGGGTGGCGGTGCGATCGCCCGGCATAGACCTGAACAACGCCGATGCCCTCAGCGCCTTTACCCTCACCGACAGCCAGGCAGTCCTGCTAGAGCGCGTGGGCAGAGGCTGA
- a CDS encoding substrate-binding domain-containing protein: protein MNQLSKPSLALLALISALAALPVNALRSHPALVAQVTAEPTPTFDLQDSVAAGSTITIDGDPSMAEINQNLARGFEERYPNTEVTHEANGDEEALQALQGGNIDLAALGRALSEDELDPNLTSIPVTREKIAVIVGRDNPFQGDLTFDDFAAIFRGEITNWSEVGGPNLPIRFVDRPDESDTRLALADYEIFSQQPFETGDNAIQMEEDDTAAIVRELGRDGISYAISSEVLNQDAVRPVSMDTTLPDDPRYPYSQPRNYIYQGEPSQPVAAFLGFATSAEGQTAIEEAKQIASDNVTVGAVRLPGGVAVAPDSQFMVRGTEDGQLQWLDADGNPTETVIADAHRGAVSAVVVSPDGQTVVSSGADGTVRRWDRTGNPLGEPLGGEGGPILALALTPDSQTLASGNAEGLVERWSLADGTPVGTPITAHSGPVQALHYPAGGQALISGGSDGSLGFWNADGTAAGQSANAHPGGVTAITSSPDGQVLTTAGADGSLRNWDRSTLQPRGDTIAAHEEAVSAAAYSPDGNTLATAAVNGTLQLWSPDGSPRLSEPIELETPAASLGYTPAGQLVVGNSDRVELFSDQGEPLTGGVAEPEPEADDPATDQEGLWDRIRNLPPSAWWMLAAIPALLLLAGIIGALLGRKDPDDDDDTLETELVPGTELDLNFSGVGKPPVTAGPLPPGVLPEVEPLPPAAELPPEAQLVPETGDYGVEIAPSKLEQARIDLAEGRRLLRDGQCDAALIYFNRAVEATEVERSKAEATGIPAQGLNAIAAQAQAQRGNALALLGQANEAMDSYNAALELDTSTIEAWIGKGRLLSTMARHEEAIFCFDTALELDPSAAAAWAGKGQALMQLGRQSEAQPCLDRAAELGDDGGLGLPGLDSGLLSGSSATEVAPVADFDPDVPLELQQIVMGLPSADVEIAGSSSSSGADVPPELAAEIANLPNQAEDADFAADMAAGGAPLAESPESPESLSISAGPEPTDWISAGPLPPDSLEEELLSQVHLGTDLNGDGGSQAEFGSSGVAASPLSTNVGIAEPPLRPAPEPVPPPIPLEPGDYVPPPPEMPTDEDSMGLEGDLELANPPILEDLPPEVVSALASIPPGSPDSFGVVPASTDAAIAPAPPETAADSWIRLSVDRPSDRFYAVWQVDASDRAQARDSGGETMALRLYDVTGQATQSELPPAVAEQRCRDDFAQDWYLPIPQWDRIYVVEVGYLSATGDWQAIAQSGAVAAVTA from the coding sequence ATGAATCAGCTTTCTAAGCCGTCTCTGGCTCTGCTGGCCCTGATCAGCGCCCTGGCTGCGCTGCCGGTGAATGCGCTTCGGTCCCATCCAGCGCTGGTGGCTCAGGTTACGGCGGAACCCACCCCCACCTTTGATCTGCAGGATAGCGTAGCCGCCGGTAGTACCATCACCATTGATGGCGATCCGTCGATGGCGGAGATCAATCAGAACCTGGCCCGAGGGTTTGAAGAGCGCTATCCGAATACCGAGGTCACCCACGAGGCCAACGGCGATGAGGAAGCCCTCCAGGCACTGCAAGGGGGAAACATCGACCTGGCCGCCCTGGGGCGGGCCCTGAGCGAGGACGAGCTGGACCCCAACCTCACCTCGATTCCGGTGACGCGGGAGAAAATTGCCGTAATTGTGGGTCGAGACAACCCGTTCCAAGGGGATTTAACCTTTGACGACTTTGCCGCCATCTTTCGCGGCGAAATCACCAACTGGTCGGAGGTCGGAGGGCCAAACCTGCCGATCCGCTTCGTCGATCGCCCGGACGAGAGCGATACTCGCCTGGCCCTGGCCGACTACGAGATTTTCAGCCAGCAGCCCTTTGAAACCGGCGACAACGCGATTCAGATGGAGGAGGACGATACCGCTGCGATCGTGCGAGAGCTGGGGCGAGACGGCATCAGCTACGCCATTTCCTCCGAGGTGCTGAATCAGGATGCCGTGCGTCCGGTCAGCATGGACACCACGCTGCCCGACGATCCCCGCTACCCCTATTCTCAGCCCCGTAACTACATCTATCAGGGCGAGCCGAGTCAGCCCGTCGCCGCTTTCTTGGGCTTTGCCACCAGTGCTGAGGGGCAGACCGCCATTGAGGAGGCCAAACAGATCGCCAGCGACAACGTGACGGTGGGGGCTGTCAGGCTGCCCGGCGGAGTCGCGGTGGCCCCAGACAGTCAGTTCATGGTGCGCGGCACCGAGGACGGCCAGCTGCAGTGGCTCGATGCCGACGGCAACCCCACCGAAACCGTCATCGCCGATGCCCACCGGGGGGCAGTCTCTGCCGTGGTCGTCAGCCCCGATGGCCAAACAGTGGTGTCCAGCGGCGCCGACGGTACCGTGCGCCGCTGGGACCGCACCGGCAACCCCCTGGGCGAACCCCTGGGGGGCGAGGGCGGGCCGATTCTGGCCCTGGCCCTCACCCCCGACAGTCAGACCCTCGCCAGCGGCAATGCCGAGGGTCTAGTCGAGCGCTGGTCGCTGGCCGACGGTACCCCTGTAGGCACGCCGATTACCGCCCACAGTGGCCCGGTGCAAGCCCTCCACTATCCCGCTGGCGGGCAGGCGTTGATCAGCGGCGGCAGCGACGGCAGCCTGGGCTTTTGGAATGCCGATGGCACCGCCGCCGGCCAGTCGGCCAATGCTCATCCCGGCGGCGTTACAGCCATTACCAGCAGCCCCGATGGCCAGGTGTTGACCACCGCAGGGGCCGACGGCAGCCTGCGCAACTGGGATCGCTCCACCCTACAGCCGAGGGGAGACACCATTGCCGCCCACGAGGAGGCGGTGAGCGCAGCCGCCTACAGCCCCGACGGCAATACCCTGGCCACCGCTGCGGTAAACGGCACGCTGCAGTTGTGGTCGCCCGACGGCAGCCCCCGCCTGTCGGAGCCGATTGAACTGGAGACCCCAGCCGCTTCCCTGGGCTACACCCCGGCGGGGCAGCTGGTGGTGGGCAATAGCGATCGCGTGGAGCTGTTCAGTGATCAGGGGGAACCCCTGACCGGGGGCGTGGCGGAGCCGGAGCCCGAGGCCGACGATCCCGCCACCGACCAGGAGGGGCTTTGGGATCGCATTCGCAACTTGCCCCCCAGCGCCTGGTGGATGCTGGCGGCGATCCCGGCCCTGCTGCTGCTGGCCGGAATTATTGGGGCCCTGCTGGGCCGCAAAGACCCCGACGACGACGATGACACCCTGGAAACCGAGCTGGTGCCCGGGACCGAGCTGGACCTGAATTTCTCCGGGGTGGGCAAGCCTCCCGTCACCGCTGGGCCGCTGCCCCCAGGGGTGCTACCGGAGGTTGAACCGCTGCCCCCCGCAGCCGAGCTGCCCCCCGAGGCCCAGCTAGTGCCAGAGACAGGCGACTACGGGGTAGAGATCGCCCCCAGCAAGCTAGAACAGGCCCGCATTGACCTGGCCGAGGGCCGTCGGCTGCTGCGGGATGGCCAGTGCGATGCGGCGCTAATTTACTTTAACCGGGCGGTAGAGGCCACCGAGGTAGAGCGCAGCAAAGCCGAGGCCACGGGGATTCCGGCCCAGGGGCTCAACGCCATTGCCGCCCAAGCCCAGGCTCAGCGGGGCAATGCCCTGGCCCTATTGGGTCAGGCCAACGAAGCCATGGACAGCTACAACGCGGCGCTGGAACTCGACACCAGCACTATCGAGGCCTGGATTGGCAAAGGCCGCCTGCTCAGCACCATGGCCCGCCACGAGGAGGCGATTTTTTGCTTTGATACCGCCCTGGAGTTGGACCCGTCGGCTGCCGCCGCCTGGGCCGGTAAGGGGCAGGCCTTGATGCAGTTGGGCCGTCAGAGTGAGGCCCAGCCCTGTTTGGATAGAGCGGCTGAGCTGGGCGACGATGGGGGGCTGGGGCTGCCGGGGCTGGACTCAGGGCTGCTGTCGGGGAGCAGCGCCACCGAAGTGGCTCCTGTGGCAGACTTTGACCCCGATGTGCCGTTGGAACTTCAGCAGATCGTCATGGGACTGCCCTCTGCCGATGTGGAAATCGCCGGCAGCAGCAGCTCCAGCGGTGCGGATGTGCCCCCCGAGCTGGCGGCAGAGATTGCCAATTTGCCCAACCAGGCTGAAGACGCAGATTTTGCTGCGGATATGGCTGCCGGGGGCGCGCCATTGGCGGAGTCGCCCGAGTCGCCCGAGTCGCTGTCAATCTCGGCGGGGCCGGAGCCCACCGATTGGATTAGCGCTGGGCCGCTACCCCCCGACAGCCTGGAGGAAGAACTGCTCAGCCAGGTGCATTTGGGCACAGACCTGAATGGCGATGGAGGGTCGCAGGCAGAGTTTGGCAGCAGCGGAGTTGCCGCCAGCCCCCTCAGCACCAATGTCGGAATCGCCGAGCCGCCCCTGCGTCCCGCCCCCGAACCCGTGCCGCCGCCGATACCGCTAGAGCCGGGGGACTACGTGCCGCCGCCGCCGGAAATGCCCACCGACGAAGATTCCATGGGGCTGGAGGGTGATCTGGAACTGGCCAATCCTCCCATCCTCGAGGATCTGCCGCCAGAGGTGGTATCGGCCCTGGCCAGCATTCCGCCCGGTTCGCCCGACAGCTTTGGGGTGGTGCCTGCCAGCACCGATGCCGCGATCGCCCCCGCCCCCCCCGAAACCGCCGCCGATAGCTGGATCCGGCTCTCCGTCGACCGCCCGAGCGATCGCTTCTACGCCGTGTGGCAGGTTGACGCCAGCGATCGCGCCCAGGCCCGAGACAGCGGCGGCGAAACTATGGCCCTGCGCCTCTACGACGTCACCGGTCAGGCCACCCAGTCGGAGCTGCCCCCAGCGGTGGCCGAGCAGCGCTGCCGCGATGACTTTGCCCAGGACTGGTACCTGCCCATTCCCCAGTGGGATCGCATCTATGTAGTCGAGGTGGGCTACCTCAGCGCCACCGGAGACTGGCAGGCGATCGCCCAGTCGGGGGCGGTGGCCGCCGTCACCGCCTGA
- a CDS encoding CCA tRNA nucleotidyltransferase — protein MATEQSALSPKTWPFSVSLLPQQAYLVGGSVRDALLRRQADYLDLDFVLPERAIATAKGIAQHYGAGFVVLDADHQIARVVFANATVDFAQQVGPTIHSDLHRRDFTINAIAYSPHSESLLDPLDGCADLARKTLCMVAAENLEDDPLRLLRAYRQAAQLGFSLDPTTQQTIRHLAPALGRMAAERVRGELDCLLSLPEGSTLLALAWQDGLLQTWLPEVDRPQLERLAMLDQLAAQYHERWPAFSQLLHSWVKEQTTPGLHRSWLKATKLSQLLPADLTQAEATLVRLKYSRAEQQAVLSILKGWQYLHQHQGNGPLPPGQQYHLFKVAGAGFGGVALLSLACGVPEELVLPLIERYLNPSDPIAHPQPLVTGKDLVQGLALKPGPQIGELLEAVHLAQAEGLVGSREEALTWVKRQL, from the coding sequence GTGGCTACTGAACAATCGGCGCTTTCGCCAAAAACCTGGCCTTTTAGCGTATCGCTACTGCCACAGCAAGCCTACCTGGTGGGGGGAAGTGTCAGAGATGCCCTACTGCGCCGTCAGGCCGATTATTTAGACCTCGATTTTGTGCTGCCAGAGCGGGCGATCGCCACTGCCAAAGGCATTGCCCAGCACTACGGCGCGGGCTTTGTGGTGCTCGATGCCGACCACCAGATTGCCCGGGTGGTGTTTGCCAACGCCACGGTCGACTTTGCCCAGCAGGTGGGGCCCACTATCCACTCAGACCTGCACCGGCGCGACTTTACCATCAATGCGATCGCCTACAGCCCCCACAGCGAGTCGCTGCTCGACCCGCTGGATGGCTGCGCCGACCTGGCCCGCAAAACCCTCTGTATGGTCGCCGCCGAAAATCTGGAAGACGACCCCCTGCGCCTGCTGCGGGCCTACCGCCAGGCCGCCCAACTGGGCTTTAGCCTCGACCCCACTACTCAGCAGACCATCCGCCACCTGGCTCCGGCCCTGGGGCGGATGGCGGCCGAACGGGTGCGAGGCGAACTCGACTGCCTGCTCAGCCTACCGGAGGGCTCGACCCTGTTGGCGCTGGCCTGGCAGGACGGGCTGCTGCAAACCTGGCTGCCCGAAGTCGATCGCCCCCAGCTGGAACGGCTGGCCATGCTGGATCAGCTGGCGGCCCAGTACCACGAGCGCTGGCCCGCTTTTTCCCAGCTGTTGCACAGTTGGGTGAAGGAGCAGACCACCCCTGGGTTACACCGCAGCTGGCTGAAGGCCACCAAACTGAGCCAGCTCTTGCCCGCCGATCTGACTCAGGCCGAAGCAACCCTGGTCAGGCTCAAGTACAGCCGCGCCGAGCAGCAGGCGGTGCTGAGCATTCTCAAAGGCTGGCAGTACCTGCACCAGCACCAGGGCAATGGGCCGCTTCCTCCCGGCCAGCAGTACCATTTATTTAAAGTGGCGGGGGCAGGGTTTGGCGGCGTTGCCCTGCTGAGCCTGGCCTGCGGTGTGCCCGAGGAGCTGGTGCTGCCCCTGATTGAGCGCTACCTCAACCCCAGTGACCCCATCGCCCATCCTCAACCCCTGGTAACAGGCAAAGACCTGGTCCAGGGACTTGCCCTCAAACCAGGTCCTCAGATTGGTGAATTGCTAGAGGCCGTTCATTTGGCCCAGGCCGAGGGGCTAGTGGGCAGCCGCGAAGAGGCCCTGACGTGGGTCAAGCGGCAGCTCTAG
- a CDS encoding Ycf34 family protein, translated as MCICVNCHYVDRCTTYHAVEELHEQLHLTDFPTFEAVNPTINANLRVVDDVVEKEFDVVGCDSFVQEQGKWSKLRPGELVPT; from the coding sequence ATGTGCATTTGTGTAAACTGCCACTACGTCGATCGCTGCACCACCTACCACGCCGTGGAGGAGCTGCACGAACAACTCCATTTGACCGACTTTCCCACCTTTGAAGCGGTGAACCCGACCATTAATGCCAACCTGCGCGTCGTCGATGACGTGGTCGAGAAAGAGTTTGACGTGGTGGGCTGCGACAGCTTTGTCCAGGAGCAGGGCAAGTGGTCCAAACTGCGCCCCGGCGAGCTGGTGCCTACTTAG